The following coding sequences are from one Nilaparvata lugens isolate BPH chromosome 4, ASM1435652v1, whole genome shotgun sequence window:
- the LOC111051047 gene encoding acylphosphatase-1 codes for MATKRKLFIFIYSSIIVLIVFFSAYPLFDKFLYYNSEMTRLKAVDFEVFGKVQGVFFRKYTEEKAKSLNLVGWCENTSHQTVKGQVQGPNDGIEEMKVWLSKKGSPKSHIDKAEFNNESEISALTFTDFKIRR; via the exons ATGGCTACCAAAAGAAAGTTGTTTATTTTTATCTACTCCTCAATCATAGTGCTAATAGTTTTCTTTAGTGCTTATCCGTTATTTgacaaatttttatattataacagTGAAATGACACGATTAAAAGCGGTTGACTTTGAAGTTTTTGGCAAAGTGCAAG GTGTCTTCTTCAGGAAG TACACTGAAGAAAAAGCTAAAAGTTTAAATTTAGTTGGTTGGTGTGAAAACACAAGTCATCAAACTGTGAAAGGACAAGTGCAGGGCCCTAATGATGGCATTGAAGAAAT GAAAGTCTGGCTTAGTAAGAAAGGAAGTCCGAAAAGTCATATTGATAAGGCAGAGTTCAACAATGAAAGTGAAATAAGTGCTCTCACATTCACAGACTTTAAAATTCGAAGATAA